The Ralstonia wenshanensis genome includes a region encoding these proteins:
- a CDS encoding MFS transporter has product MTGKATRIDLFSLRTPQMRAFHLTWLAFFVCFYAWFACAPLMPVLKGEFHLTPGQIANINIAAVAVTILVRLIVGPLCDRFGPRKTYTGLLALGAIPVLGVALAQSYEAFLFFRLAIGAVGASFVITQYHTSVMFAPNVVGTANAASAGWGNAGGGVAQGTMPLLLTAIVMMGATQSLGWRVAMIVPGAAMLIVAALYWRYTQDCPEGNFSDLRAAGKTIDGGKKGGWGSFAAAAGNYRVWLLFITYGACFGVEIFIHNIAATYYVDHFGLSLSAAGMAAASFGLLALFARALGGIVSDRVAAKRGLDARTQLLCVLMVGEGLGLFGFAHAGSVTVAILAMLGFGLFTHMACGATYALVPFIDRRALGGVAGIIGAGGNAGAVAAGFLLKGMADTQATLSVLGALVGLSAICAIAVRFSPEHKAREQALYDNTLAAAGNA; this is encoded by the coding sequence ATGACCGGCAAAGCCACCCGAATCGATCTGTTCAGCCTGCGCACGCCGCAGATGCGCGCCTTTCATCTGACGTGGCTGGCGTTCTTCGTCTGCTTCTACGCGTGGTTTGCCTGCGCACCCCTCATGCCGGTGCTCAAGGGCGAGTTCCACCTCACGCCCGGGCAGATTGCCAATATCAACATCGCGGCCGTAGCGGTGACGATCCTGGTGCGGCTGATCGTCGGCCCGCTGTGCGACCGCTTCGGCCCGCGCAAGACCTATACCGGCCTGCTTGCGCTGGGTGCGATCCCGGTGCTGGGCGTGGCGCTCGCGCAGAGCTACGAAGCGTTCCTGTTCTTCCGCTTGGCGATCGGCGCGGTTGGCGCGAGCTTCGTCATCACGCAGTACCACACGTCGGTCATGTTCGCGCCCAACGTGGTGGGCACGGCCAATGCGGCTTCCGCCGGCTGGGGCAATGCTGGCGGAGGCGTGGCGCAAGGCACGATGCCGCTGCTGCTGACGGCCATCGTGATGATGGGTGCCACGCAGAGCCTGGGCTGGCGCGTGGCGATGATCGTGCCGGGCGCGGCCATGCTGATCGTCGCAGCGCTCTACTGGCGTTACACGCAGGACTGCCCCGAAGGCAACTTCAGTGATCTGCGTGCCGCAGGCAAGACGATCGACGGCGGCAAGAAGGGCGGCTGGGGCAGCTTCGCCGCCGCCGCTGGCAACTACCGCGTGTGGCTGCTGTTCATCACCTACGGCGCGTGCTTTGGCGTGGAGATCTTCATCCACAACATCGCCGCCACCTACTACGTCGACCACTTCGGCCTGTCGCTGTCGGCCGCCGGCATGGCGGCGGCGAGCTTCGGCCTGCTGGCGCTGTTTGCCCGCGCGCTGGGCGGCATCGTGTCGGACCGCGTGGCCGCCAAGCGTGGCCTGGATGCGCGTACCCAACTGCTGTGCGTGCTGATGGTGGGCGAGGGCCTGGGCCTGTTCGGCTTTGCCCACGCAGGCAGCGTCACGGTGGCCATCCTGGCGATGCTCGGCTTTGGCCTGTTCACGCACATGGCATGCGGCGCGACGTATGCGCTGGTGCCGTTCATTGACCGCCGCGCGCTGGGCGGCGTGGCCGGCATCATCGGCGCGGGCGGCAACGCCGGCGCGGTGGCGGCGGGCTTCCTGCTCAAGGGCATGGCCGATACGCAGGCCACGCTCTCGGTGCTGGGCGCGCTGGTCGGGCTGTCCGCCATCTGTGCGATTGCCGTGCGTTTCTCGCCGGAACACAAGGCGCGCGAACAAGCGCTGTACGACAACACGCTGGCCGCCGCCGGCAACGCCTGA
- a CDS encoding GlsB/YeaQ/YmgE family stress response membrane protein, giving the protein MASHGLIAWLIIGAVAGWLAGILVKGGGFGIFVDIVVGIVGAFIGGWLAGVLGISLGGGWIGSIITAVIGAVILLFIIRLIKRA; this is encoded by the coding sequence ATGGCCTCACACGGTTTGATTGCCTGGTTGATCATCGGCGCGGTAGCGGGTTGGCTGGCCGGCATCCTGGTCAAGGGCGGCGGTTTCGGCATCTTTGTCGACATCGTGGTCGGCATCGTCGGTGCGTTCATCGGCGGATGGCTGGCTGGGGTGCTTGGCATCTCGCTGGGCGGCGGGTGGATCGGCTCGATCATCACGGCGGTGATCGGCGCGGTGATCCTGCTGTTCATCATCCGGCTCATCAAGCGCGCATAG